AGCCATGTTGGCCTtgcatgcagcagcacatCTTGTGAACTCGGCCAGTACGGCATCTGCCGTGCGCTTCCCCCGCCAACACTTGGTGCCTGGGATATGGATGGAGAGTGGGATGTTGACAAGCTCGAGTGCATCGGTGACGAGGTAGAAATCGTCTGCGATTCTCTTGACTGCCTCCTGGGAGATGTAGTCTCCAAAGAAAGTACGGCACGACAACGCGCAGTTGATCTCCCTGAACCAGCCCATGAACTTCGTAGGCTTTCCTCCGTTGGCTTTGCTGTGTTCGACAAATCTGTCGAAGTAATCTGAATAGACCTTCTCTTGGACAGGCAGATAGGTACTGAGAGCTCTGTTCGTGAACAACCCAGTCAAGCCTCTGCGAAACTCGGCATGTGCCTTTCCATTGAGGAACACCCATGCGGTTGGACGCATAATGTTGATCGCCATAGGGACGAGGCATGGTCTAACGAATGTAGGGGACTTGAAGACTTTGTGTGCCAGATCGCGGTCCGAGGCTAAGACAACAAATCTATGAAGAGATTAGCTCATATCTTAAACATCACACAAGGGCGAGACCTAGAGGTATGGAGGAAACTTACTTGTGAAACACAGATACGCAGCTGAGGGGACCACTGGCCCATTGAGCAAGATATGCTTCAAACTTGGGGTGGATGGCTTGCAGAAACGGTCCCATGATCGGGATCTTGAAGGTAGGTCCAGCTATGGATCCCTTTTGCCAAAGGTACAACACTGTACTTGTATCAGCAAGCCATAACTACGTCAAAGATCTGACGCAACATACACTGGTCATAGAGGActagagagagaaaggctGTGATGGCAATCTGCCAACCTGAGTAACTTGACAGAAAGCCGCCAGCCAGTTTTGAGGCGCCATGTTGAGTCACATTGGCTGTAGTCTCAACAGAGAGCGGCAGACTGCCTTCGACGATGGTAGCCATGGTGTCGTTAGAGCTTTTCAACCACAGGTTATGTTGCTAAAGAGTCACGAAAGCGTCTGAACAGCAAACAGCTTTCGGGCGACGGGTGTTCTTTAACTGTTTGCTAGTGGCCgacatcttcgtcttcacgTAATCATTGTGGGTGAATTAACCAATGGCAGTGAGTTTCAGGCCAGAGAAAGTGGCCAGATGTTGACCGCAATCTGAGCAAACGGCACGATCCGTATCCGCGAAATGTGTCGATTGCTCTTCGTACTCGTATTATCACCACATCTCGACATTTCTCAGCGAGTGGTAGCCGTTTGTGTACTAAACCCCGAcacaagatgatgatgagtgAGACACAAGACACACAACTGTGGGATAGCCAATAATGAAGCTAATTGCTCCGGAATTACCGCCGTGAATTAGACATTCGGAGTCTAGTCCTAATTAGTTCTAGACTCCGAATTCATGGGATGTCCCTGTGGAGTCGAGCATGACAAGATTTTGGCATGATCCTTGTTGTGTCTCGAGCTTCGATTGGGTGTCATGATGAGAATCGAAAGAGCCCATGGTTTGATTGGATGACTTCCGTGAAACCCGCAAAATTGCTAACCTCCTTTTGCAGCCGTCTTAAACGCTTCCTCCCACTCCTGGCGGAAAAGTTCCTCTTGTGGCACCCTTACCCAGAGGATGCTCTGCAGATGCGTAAGGACATCCTCCCATGTGTTCAAGccgagagctgctgcagccacgCTCGCTTGATCCGTAAACCATTCGTGGTTCCTGGTGCCAACGGTGGCCACCATGCCAACGGAAATAGCCCAGATCCCTAGTGGACCGCTGATATGGTCATTTCTCAGCAGGGCCGCCAGATGGCCTTTGAGCTGAAGAATGATGGCATTGGCTAAGCCAACGTGGGAATAATATGTGGTGCCATGTAAGATTAGCATATAAAGTGCGGTCGCGTATCGGAGACACTCAGAGGCGGCCGATTGCACTGGGTCTGCATTTGCATCCAGGAATGGAggcaccagcagcaatttGTGCATAACAAAACAGGTTAGATCATGCAGCTGCGTATTGGTCAAACTTGAATGCCATGAATGATGAAAGATGTTCCTGAGCCGAGACAAGATGTCGCTCATAGCTGGTGTGACATTTAGTTTATACAGATTCGCGTCTTGTATCTCCGCGTCTGTCGAAACCAGCTGCCACTGCGGTATTGCGCtgattccatctccatggccagaGTCGTCTTTAATCGGGAATTGAGGCGCTTCCATGACAAGCATAGATACCCTACAGAAAGTTATTCAGCTGTCATTCCCGCCATTCTTGCGTGCAACACTCACCATGAGACCATTCTCGCCGTGAGCGGGCTTCTCTGTTTTAGCTCATCGATTCCACCCCTGATGCCAACCATTCTTTTGACTCCATCAATGTGCATTCTGCTGGCTTCGATATTGCCCTTTCCATGCTATCGATATTCTGCGTCAGCGAGGAAAGCTATCACGTCAGAAAGAAGGAGATATAGTACCTCAATAGCAGCCAACGTTACCACAGAGTCTAGCGTCTCGTCTTGAAATGCTAATGATGAATCttcgattcttcttctcacgAAAGCAATCGAGTCGACCATGAGGAGGTCTGAAATCGGGAACCCCTTCTGCGCCTGCAGCTCCTCGTAAAGAGATGCGGTCTGTAATGACACATGAAATAGTGCTTGGTCAGCAAGTGCAAGAGGCCACCAAGAAACAATGAATGGATTAGAGCCCATATTGAGGTCTAGCGGATAGTATTGAAACGCAATGCTGGACAGAACTGTCAGGGTTCATAGGTCAGTCAGCATTAGCTTTGATacaggaagaggaagagctaCATACATCGGTGGATCAGGCGTTGAACATGTAGTCTAGGAAGCCTTGTCGGCGGATATGAATCAAATGGATCGAAAGAGGCGGTTGCTGGGTTTCTTATCCAAGCCGGATTTTCCGAAAATCGAGATATTGTCTCCCCATCTTGGGGCAATACAGAAATCACCTCCCCAACAATGTCACCAGCCGGTGGACTGTAGCTAGTCACCTCTGTAGACGATCCATATGCATCCAAGGATGAGTTTAGCGGTTTATTTGCATATACGCATTTGGAGTTTCTCTTGATACACCGAGAGCACTGGGGGATTCTGAGATCACAGCCGAGCTTCGCCTTTGCGCACGCGTTGCAGGACCTCCGAAGGGTTGTGCGCATTTTTCAGTAGCAAGTTTATCGAAATTCAACATTAGAATATTCTCAGCTGGTGAAAAGAACGAGTGTGTGTGTAAAGTGCAGCCGCTGAGTTGTGATGGTATAAAGTGAATAAGTTGGTATGTGACTGTAAATTAAGGCGCACGGCTCGAGCATTTGTAGAATGGATGACTAATGCCAGCCGGGTTTCGGCCGGGCTTTGGTGACATATTCAAATAAAACTTGACAGTTTAAAGCATTTAATGCTATAAGCATAAATTGCCGACAAAGTAGCGTCACAATCTGGTTCCTTTGTATTTCTACAAGTATATACTATGGAAGTAATTTTGaatatttttttccttgttcAATTGTACTACCGTGTCCATTTGAAGCGTTCAAAGCGCTGATATATGTCTGACTAGCTGACGGGTAATCAACCGCCGGGTAATCGGATTTAACAATTGAAACACCACTCAGTGTGGAGATGAGGCATGCTCAAGACTTATGTGATATTCATTctgagagaagatgagaccCAAAAATTGATACCTAAACCTAACCAGATAAAACGAGCGCATACATCATATAAAACACCCCTCAGATAGACCATAGGCTCTGAGACTTCCGCTTAGCTCCATAGCTCCGTTTCCCTTTCATCTTCCATAAACTCCTATCCCAGACAAACCCTTGCTCGACGAGCCAGACATCATAAATTCATTTCAAAACAACCGCTAATAAACAAACAATAGGTTAAGATTATGTCAAATCAGTTGCCTCCTTTCATTTCAAAGATTGGGACCAAGATTTCCCCAAGAGAATCTCTCTGCTCAGTCAACGGCGTGGCTTTGAATATTTTCTCCTCCGATCCCTCCGTTGCCTCGACTGACATTGGCCGCTGGCCGCAAAAGACCCATTTCAAACTTGGTAAGACCGTGGCATATTGCTCTGCTTCCTTGAGCATGCGGTAAAGATGAGCACGCTCCCAGACCATGTCGTTAGGAGCAAAATTACCGACATCCACATGGACGTTGATTTCGTAGTCTTCTCTTTCAAAACCGTAgtcgtcaacatcatcgtcatcaaccgAATCAGCTGCGCGGGCACCATGTCTCTGTCTAAGTCTCAAACGACCTTGATTGGCTGGACCAAAATGCGGGAGTGATAAAGCGTCATCGAACTCTGCCTGTGTCACCCACCGGTCGTCGTAGTAGCTTTCGATATCCCGAAATGGTATCTCATCCGGAATCATATATGTATCTCTTGAGAAGGCAAGCTTTTGGAGATTATCCAAGCCTTGGAGTCGCATACGCAAGTCATCATGGTCGGGGAGCCAATACTGACGCCAGCCAGCAGCCTCACCAATAGCCTCACCAGCGCTGAGGCAAAGCTGCTCTAATGACTTGATACGAGTAATAACGGCTAGTGATTCTGCGGCGATGTGGGTATAGACTTGCTGGGTGTCTGAAGATGTGATATTTGCTGGATATCGCCATGATATTGAAAGGGAAGTAAGGTTTGACCATTGTTCATTGGCCAAGGCTGGAAGAATGTGCTGGTCCAGAAGATAGGGTGTGCTGTTCTGGACAGAGAGTTTGCTGACATGAGAATGCCGCAAGACAAAATCCGCGATCGGCTTTGCGAATTCCATATCCATAGAGAGAGACGGTACAACCAGCGTTTCAAGGTCTTGAAACGTTGGGCAATCGGACATGTATTGTTTAGAGGTGTTTAGACCATTCAGAGGGAGTGACAGGTGTCTCAGCGGTGCAGACAAGAACGACGACCAAGCTGCCAGGTCGGGATAGCTCGTGCCAGAGGCAAGGTCGAGATAGCGAAGACGGGGAAACGTCATTGTCTCATGACCTCTGAATTTTTCAGCCTTTTTACCGGAGGATTGAATTGTGAGACTCTCCAGTGATTCACAGTTATGCTGAAGGAAGCGTGATATGAGTGACGATAGTTTCTTAGATTTCTTTGGCTTGCCTTCCGCATGCATGGCCTCTTTGCACGAGCTGATGCCCAGAGAAAGTGATTGCAACTTTGCGGCGTGTGAGACCAACGGAGATTCTAGAGAAAATGGTACTCCGATGTAGGCTCCGGAAAACTCGAGATTCTGCAAGGGCAGACTTGCCAATGTCCTCATGGCCTCGATGTCGAGGCACATCTCATCATTCCACAAGAGGCTATCAAGATGGGGCATTGCCTCAGTCAGCACCTTGAGGATAGGTTGGCGGTACTTGATGAGGTACT
This genomic interval from Trichoderma breve strain T069 chromosome 7 map unlocalized scaffold00008, whole genome shotgun sequence contains the following:
- a CDS encoding fungal zn(2)-Cys(6) binuclear cluster domain-containing protein: MRTTLRRSCNACAKAKLGCDLRIPQCSRCIKRNSKCVYANKPLNSSLDAYGSSTEVTSYSPPAATASFDPFDSYPPTRLPRLHVQRLIHRFLSSIAFQYYPLDLNMGSNPFIVSWWPLALADQALFHVSLQTASLYEELQAQKGFPISDLLMVDSIAFVRRRIEDSSLAFQDETLDSVVTLAAIEHGKGNIEASRMHIDGVKRMVGIRGGIDELKQRSPLTARMVSWVSMLVMEAPQFPIKDDSGHGDGISAIPQWQLVSTDAEIQDANLYKLNVTPAMSDILSRLRNIFHHSWHSSLTNTQLHDLTCFVMHKLLLVPPFLDANADPVQSAASECLRYATALYMLILHGTTYYSHVGLANAIILQLKGHLAALLRNDHISGPLGIWAISVGMVATVGTRNHEWFTDQASVAAAALGLNTWEDVLTHLQSILWVRVPQEELFRQEWEEAFKTAAKGG
- a CDS encoding cytochrome p450 domain-containing protein translates to MATIVEGSLPLSVETTANVTQHGASKLAGGFLSSYSGWQIAITAFLSLVLYDQLLYLWQKGSIAGPTFKIPIMGPFLQAIHPKFEAYLAQWASGPLSCVSVFHKFVVLASDRDLAHKVFKSPTFVRPCLVPMAINIMRPTAWVFLNGKAHAEFRRGLTGLFTNRALSTYLPVQEKVYSDYFDRFVEHSKANGGKPTKFMGWFREINCALSCRTFFGDYISQEAVKRIADDFYLVTDALELVNIPLSIHIPGTKCWRGKRTADAVLAEFTRCAAACKANMASGAQATCIVDQWVQHMYESKKYNEDIAAGKEGIEKPTNLIREFTDEEIAQTLFTFLFASQDASSSATTWLFQVLAQRPDVLDRLRAENLAARGGDKNKPFELEMFESLTYTNAVIKELLRYRPPVIFVPYLATKAFPVTPDYTVPKNAMIIPSCYPALHDPVAYPNPDIFDPERWITGDAETKTKNWLVFGAGAHDCLARRYVPLTMAAMIGKASLELDWVHHATPRSEEIRVFATLFPMDECPLVFTKRE